A segment of the Bacillus sp. es.034 genome:
CATCTCCTGCATCTCATTTCCGATGATATGAGAGGCCACTGACACAATTCCCGCCCCGCCAATGGATAATACCGGCAGTGTGAGGCCGTCATCACCACTGTACAACATAAAATCTTCAGTCGTATTGGAAAGGATTTCAGTCATATTGTCCAGATCCCCGCTTGCTTCTTTCACAGCAACGATGTTCTCAATTTTTGATAAACGAACAATCGTTTCAGGGGAGACATTGACGCTTGACCTGCCCGGAATATTATACAGCATGACAGGTAAGGAAGTTGATTCTGCAATCACCTTAAAATGCTGGTACATCCCTTCCTGACTCGGCTTATTATAATAAGGCGCTACCAGCATGATGGCATCGACGCCTGCCTCCTCCGCCTTTTTAGTAAGTTCGATCGAAGCATGGGTATTGTTGCTTCCCGTACCGGCAATGACCGGAATTCTGCCATTCACCACTTTCACGACATGACGGAATAGGGCGATTTTTTCTTCCTTCGTTAATGTGGGAGACTC
Coding sequences within it:
- the dapA gene encoding 4-hydroxy-tetrahydrodipicolinate synthase yields the protein MNFGRVSTAMVTPFDRKGNIDFTKTTQLIHYLIENGSDSLVVAGTTGESPTLTKEEKIALFRHVVKVVNGRIPVIAGTGSNNTHASIELTKKAEEAGVDAIMLVAPYYNKPSQEGMYQHFKVIAESTSLPVMLYNIPGRSSVNVSPETIVRLSKIENIVAVKEASGDLDNMTEILSNTTEDFMLYSGDDGLTLPVLSIGGAGIVSVASHIIGNEMQEMVSSFLGGNITHAAQLHQKLLPIMKGLFTSPNPTPVKTALQMKGLDVGSVRLPLIPLTEVERAKLSHLLEALS